In Bacteroidota bacterium, a single window of DNA contains:
- a CDS encoding DUF748 domain-containing protein has translation MSKLKKSLLISGIVLVILVGGVILFISPITKYLIQKYDEKYTGRQITIDWAYTNPFTGFIHLSNLKIYENNSDTIFFSAKEVNANFSMLKMFSQTYEINKITINEPRGIVIQNKLKFNFEDLIEKFTTDSNSVNAPVHFNILDINIKDGEFYYIDKVTPISYFIKQVNIQSTGKRWNLDTLVANFSFTPGIGNGDIKGDFGMNVNTKDYSLTVIANKYDLNFIGQYLKDITNYGSFSANLDAHMNVIGNFNNGKNITAKGMVAFNDFHFGKTPDNDYAYFENLAISINELSPLKQMYFYDSIILNRPYFKYERYDSLDNLQTMFGKNGNNIENTIANNTKFNLVIEIANYIKLISQNFLQSHYKVDKLAIYNSDIKFNDYSLNEKFTIELNPLTIIADSIDTNNKRVNVSVKSGIKPYGDFSGTLSINPKDSSDFDLHYNLQNLPVAMFNPYTIEYTSFPLDRGTIGFNGTWHVRDGVINSENHLLITDPRTSSRIKNKSVKYIPMPLVMAFVRDGNNVIDYEIPITGNLKNPKFNLRDVFLNLLENIFVKPPTTPYRMKVNSIETEIEESFVLTWNTRQSFLFSDQNKFIEKLAEFLKKNPEENIVVHPHHFELKEKEYILFYEAKKKYFLTFNNKTSKTFNELDSIKVEKMSVKDAQFIHYLNTQVKDSLLFTVQEKCIRLLDASFLNSKYKQLNKQREEDFLSCFKKEEVRNQVKFSSEQRVVPYNGFSFYKIEYKSEFPESLIKAYQKMNEINDKAERKKELPVFKL, from the coding sequence ATGAGTAAATTAAAAAAATCACTACTTATTAGTGGAATTGTCCTTGTAATCCTTGTGGGGGGAGTGATTCTTTTTATTTCCCCTATCACAAAATATTTAATTCAAAAGTACGATGAAAAATATACAGGCAGACAAATTACAATAGACTGGGCATATACAAATCCATTTACCGGATTCATTCATCTTAGCAATCTTAAAATATACGAGAATAATAGCGATACCATTTTCTTTTCAGCAAAAGAAGTAAATGCAAATTTTAGCATGTTAAAAATGTTTTCTCAAACATATGAAATAAACAAGATCACTATTAATGAGCCCAGAGGTATAGTTATTCAAAACAAACTGAAATTTAATTTTGAAGACCTTATTGAAAAATTTACTACAGATTCCAATAGTGTGAATGCTCCTGTGCATTTTAATATTTTGGATATAAATATAAAAGATGGGGAATTTTATTACATAGATAAAGTAACGCCTATAAGTTATTTTATAAAACAGGTAAACATTCAAAGCACAGGAAAGCGTTGGAATTTGGATACTCTTGTTGCAAATTTTTCTTTTACGCCAGGAATTGGAAATGGTGATATAAAAGGAGATTTTGGTATGAATGTAAACACCAAGGATTATAGTCTTACGGTTATTGCCAACAAATATGATTTAAACTTTATTGGACAATATCTAAAAGATATAACAAACTATGGAAGCTTCTCTGCGAACCTTGATGCGCACATGAATGTAATAGGAAACTTTAATAATGGTAAAAACATTACTGCAAAGGGCATGGTGGCATTCAATGATTTCCATTTTGGAAAAACCCCTGATAACGACTATGCTTATTTTGAGAATCTGGCTATATCAATAAATGAATTAAGCCCGTTAAAACAGATGTATTTCTATGATTCAATAATACTTAACCGCCCTTACTTTAAATATGAGCGCTATGATTCCCTTGACAATTTACAGACTATGTTCGGGAAAAATGGAAATAACATTGAGAACACAATTGCAAATAATACTAAATTTAATCTTGTTATTGAAATAGCAAATTATATAAAACTGATTTCGCAAAATTTTTTACAAAGTCATTACAAAGTCGACAAACTGGCAATTTACAATAGCGATATAAAATTCAATGACTATTCTTTAAATGAAAAATTTACAATTGAATTAAATCCACTCACTATAATAGCTGATTCAATTGATACAAATAACAAGCGTGTAAATGTATCCGTTAAATCAGGAATTAAACCTTATGGTGATTTTTCCGGAACCCTTAGCATAAACCCTAAAGACAGTTCAGATTTTGATTTACATTATAATTTGCAGAATCTTCCTGTGGCTATGTTTAACCCTTACACTATCGAATATACTTCTTTCCCATTAGATAGAGGAACCATTGGATTTAATGGCACCTGGCATGTGAGAGATGGAGTTATAAATAGTGAAAATCATTTGCTTATTACAGACCCCCGCACGAGTAGCAGAATAAAAAACAAAAGCGTTAAATACATACCTATGCCACTGGTAATGGCATTTGTAAGAGATGGCAACAATGTTATTGATTACGAAATACCAATTACAGGAAATCTAAAGAATCCTAAATTTAATTTACGTGATGTATTCTTGAATTTATTAGAAAACATTTTTGTAAAACCTCCTACAACACCTTATAGAATGAAGGTAAACAGCATTGAAACCGAAATTGAAGAATCCTTTGTTTTAACGTGGAATACTCGCCAGAGTTTTCTGTTTTCTGACCAGAATAAATTTATTGAAAAACTCGCAGAATTTCTGAAAAAAAATCCTGAAGAAAACATTGTAGTACATCCTCATCACTTTGAACTTAAAGAAAAAGAATACATTTTGTTTTATGAGGCAAAGAAGAAATACTTCCTTACTTTCAACAATAAAACCTCCAAAACCTTCAATGAACTCGACTCAATAAAAGTTGAAAAAATGTCGGTAAAAGATGCTCAATTTATTCACTATTTAAACACCCAGGTTAAAGATTCATTGCTATTTACCGTGCAGGAAAAATGCATAAGACTGCTTGATGCATCTTTTCTTAATTCAAAGTATAAACAATTAAACAAGCAAAGAGAAGAAGATTTTCTTTCCTGTTTTAAGAAAGAAGAGGTGAGAAACCAGGTAAAGTTTTCCTCTGAACAGCGGGTTGTTCCTTACAATGGATTTTCATTTTACAAAATCGAATACAAAAGTGAGTTTCCAGAATCTTTAATTAAGGCTTACCAAAAAATGAATGAAATAAACGATAAGGCAGAACGTAAAAAAGAACTGCCGGTTTTTAAATTATAA
- a CDS encoding peptidase M23, which translates to MKNSILTLSIYTCLSAAIFTSCSSTTDKVEQAENKVIDANWELEKANKEHLEEVEKYRKEVENKIEANNKIIADFNARIENEKNDVKADYRKKIAELERKNTDTKKKMDDYKVEGKEKWADFKSKFNSDLEELGKALSNFFS; encoded by the coding sequence ATGAAAAATTCAATCTTAACACTATCAATTTACACTTGTTTATCAGCAGCAATATTTACAAGTTGCAGCTCAACAACAGATAAGGTAGAACAAGCAGAGAACAAGGTTATAGATGCAAACTGGGAATTAGAAAAAGCCAACAAGGAACATTTGGAAGAAGTTGAAAAATACCGTAAAGAAGTTGAAAATAAAATTGAGGCGAATAACAAAATTATTGCAGATTTTAATGCAAGAATTGAGAATGAAAAAAATGATGTTAAAGCTGATTATAGAAAGAAAATAGCAGAATTAGAAAGAAAAAACACTGACACAAAAAAGAAAATGGATGATTACAAGGTAGAGGGAAAAGAAAAATGGGCAGATTTTAAATCGAAATTCAACAGTGATCTTGAAGAGTTAGGAAAGGCATTAAGCAATTTTTTCAGTTAA
- a CDS encoding general stress protein CsbD — protein sequence MCDSSDENWDQIKKILKQKLNNLTNSKLLLEEGKREEILKRLQKKFGKSKEEIQKLISDL from the coding sequence ATGTGTGATTCATCTGACGAAAACTGGGATCAGATAAAAAAGATACTCAAACAAAAACTCAATAACCTTACAAATAGCAAACTCTTATTAGAAGAGGGCAAAAGGGAAGAAATTCTAAAAAGGTTACAGAAAAAGTTTGGTAAATCAAAAGAAGAGATCCAAAAATTAATTTCTGATTTGTAA